Genomic DNA from Hymenobacter jejuensis:
CACGCTCAGCAGCTTGCTCCACGAAACGTTTTGGCTGTGATCGCCTTCGCCGGGCTCAGGTTCGTTGTCGCTGTGGATGTATTCGTACTCAGCGGTCGAAAGCTTGGGCTGCCGCGAAGGAATCTCGTAAAACTTCCACCAGCAGGCCAGCCATATAAAGCCGATAATGCCGGTGATAATAAATGCTTCCTGCCACCCGTACCAACCCAGAATCAGGGGCACCATGATAGGTGCTACCACGGCCCCAATGTTGGCGCCCGAGTTGAAAACGCCGGTAGCTAATGCCCGTTCTTTTTTTGGAAACCATTCGGCTACTGTTTTGATAGCCGCCGGAAAGTTGCCCGCTTCTCCTAACCCCAATGCCGCCCGCGCAACCCCAAATCCAAACGTGCTGGTGGCAAATGCATGCGCAATGGCCGCCGCACTCCAGGCAATGATCGAAGCGATGTACCCTTTTTTAGTCCCAATTCGGTCGATGACGCGGCCAAATCCCAGCAAGCCAATGGCATAAGCCGTGGCAAAGGCCATCACGATGTGCCCATAGTCAGATTCGGTCCATTTGAACTCGGTTTCCAACGTGGGCTTCAGGAGCCCGATCACCTGGCGGTCGAGGTAGTTGATGGTGGTGGCAAAAAAGAGCAGCGCCACCACCGTCCAGCGGTATTTTCCGAGTTTAGTTTCCATGGGAATTTACTTAGGTAGCGAGTTTACAAATTGCATAAGCCCGGAAATCTGGGCCACCAAGGCTTGGGTATCGTCGGCATTTTTAAAGAGTTGCGAACCCATCCCGACCACATTGACGCCGGCCCCAAACCACTCGCTTACGCTTTCGTTGGTGGGCTCCACGCCGCCGGTTACCATGAGTTTGACGTTGGGCATGGGGCCGCGCAACGCCTTGATGTAGCCGGGGCCCACCACGTTGCCAGGGAAAATCTTGACCAGCTTTGCGCCCAACTGGGTGGCGTTGTATACTTCATTGAGGGTCATGGCGCCGGGCAGCCACGCCACGTCGTTGTGCTGACAAGCGGCGGCTACCTCGGCCGTCGTAACGGGCTGCACTACAAAATCGGCTCCGGCTTCGATAAAGCGCTCCGCATCCTGCGCCGTGTAAATGGTCCCGATGCCGAGCAGCATGTCGGGGCACTGTTCCTGCACGAAAGTCTGGAGCTGCGAGAACACGTCGAAGGCGTTGGCGCCCCGGTTGGTGAACTCAAACACCCGCAAGCCGCCGTCGTAGCAAGCTTGCAGAATGCGCTTGGCATACGCCACGTCGGCATGGTAAAACACCGGTACCACAGGGTACCGCAGCACCGCATCCAGCACTTCAGCAGAAGAAAATCGAGCCATGTATCTGTTTTATTATCAAATAGTTAACGAAGAAGCCTGCCGGAAGTATTGCCCTGCATGACGGGTTCCACTTCGGCCGCAGTCATCAGGTTGACGTCGCCGTGGAC
This window encodes:
- a CDS encoding MFS transporter gives rise to the protein METKLGKYRWTVVALLFFATTINYLDRQVIGLLKPTLETEFKWTESDYGHIVMAFATAYAIGLLGFGRVIDRIGTKKGYIASIIAWSAAAIAHAFATSTFGFGVARAALGLGEAGNFPAAIKTVAEWFPKKERALATGVFNSGANIGAVVAPIMVPLILGWYGWQEAFIITGIIGFIWLACWWKFYEIPSRQPKLSTAEYEYIHSDNEPEPGEGDHSQNVSWSKLLSVRQTWAFIFGKMLTDPIWWFFLFWLPSYFSTTFKLDLTKPSLPLVVVYTFTTVGSIGGGYLSSYLIQKGWTVFRARKTAMLIFALLVVPIVLARYATNIWMAVALISLAAAAHQAWSANIFTTASDMFPKRTVSSVVGIGSMAGSVGGILFPLIVGYLLDRAKASGDINTGYNIIFLLCGSAYLVAWFVMHLFAPRMEEVHLEESSNKPVAVS
- a CDS encoding beta/alpha barrel domain-containing protein, which codes for MARFSSAEVLDAVLRYPVVPVFYHADVAYAKRILQACYDGGLRVFEFTNRGANAFDVFSQLQTFVQEQCPDMLLGIGTIYTAQDAERFIEAGADFVVQPVTTAEVAAACQHNDVAWLPGAMTLNEVYNATQLGAKLVKIFPGNVVGPGYIKALRGPMPNVKLMVTGGVEPTNESVSEWFGAGVNVVGMGSQLFKNADDTQALVAQISGLMQFVNSLPK